DNA from Streptomyces sp. Edi4:
GGTCCAGCTTGTCCTGCTCAAGGGTGTAGCCGGTGACCGAGTAGCCGGCCTTGATCAGGTTCTCGGACATGGGGGAGCCCATGATGCCGAGGCCGACCCATGCGATCTTGGGGAGGGCCGGGCGGGAGGTATCGGCGAGGTTGCTCATGAGGGTGCCTCTCTAACTGCGGTGGTACGTCAAGAAGTTCGGGAGCGCGGTCAGTTCGCCGCGCGGGCCTCGGCGGGGAGCCACCCGAAGGAGGCGGCGGCCTCGGGGGCCTTGTACTCCAGGCCGACCCAGCCGTCGTAGCCGGCCTTCGTGAGCTGGTCGAGCAGGTCTTCCAGCGGCAGCGAGCCGGTGCCCGGCGCGCCGCGGCCCGGGTTGTCGGCGATCTGCACATGGCCGGTCTTGTCGGCGTACGCCTCGATGACCTCGGAGACGTTCTCGCCGTTCATCGACAGGTGGTAGATGTCGAGCAGGAACTTGGCGTTGCCAAGGCCCGTCGCCGCGTTCACCTTGTCGATGACCTCGATGGCCGAGGGGGCGCTCACCAGCGGGTAGAGCGGCGACTCCGGCTTGTTCAGGGGCTCGACCAGAAGGATGGCCCCGACCCGGTGGGCCGCGCGGGCCGCGAGCACGAGGTTCTCCAGGGCGAGGGTGTCCTGCACCTGCGGGTCGGCGCCCTCGACGCGGTTGCCGTAGAGCGCGTTGAGCGCCTTGCAGCCGACCGAGGCGGCGAAGCCGGCCGCCACCTCGATGTTGGCGCGGAAGCGGTCCGACTCCTCGCCGGGAATCGACAGCGCGCCGCGGTCCGGGCCAGGCAGGGCGCCGGCGTAGAAGTTGAGGCCCACCAGCTGGGTGCCGGCGTCGTCGAGCGCGTTCTTGAGGGCGTCGAGTTCGGCCTGCTCGGGGGTGGGCGTCTCGATCCAGGGCCACCACAGCTCGACCGCCGTGAAGCCCGCCGCGGCGGCAGCCGCCGGGCGCTCAAGGAGCGGGAGTTCCGTGAAGAGGATCGAGAGGTTCACATCGAAGCGCTGGTTCGAGCCGCGCTTATTCGAGAAAAGAGGGGCCATGAGGGGTGTGCGTTCCTTCCGTATTGCGGAAGTTAGTTTCTGCTTGATGGAAGGTTGCCGGGGGACCCGCGAGCTTGTCAAGGGGGCCTGTCTGATTTCGTCCACCGCGCAGTAGGTTGAGCGCGTGCGATTGAGAGTGGAGTTCACGACCGAGCCCTTCGATCTCGACGAGGCGCCGCCGCATGCCGTGGTCGCCCGCGATGTCATCCAGGCGGCCCGGCTCGACGCGGTCGACGTCGGTCCCTTCGGCAACACCGCGGAAGGCGGCGCCGACGACGTCCTGAACGCCGTTGACGCGCTGCTGCGCGAGGCCCTGGCGGCGGGCGCCACCCGCGTCTCGCTCCAGGTCAATGTGCTCGGGGAGGGCGAGAAGTGACCGAATCGGTGGATCAGCCCCCCGCGCCTCCCGCCGCATCGGTGGACCAGCCCCCCGCGCCCCCGGCCGCCTCCGCAGACCAGGTGCCGGCCGGCCCGGGCGAGCCCGGGGACCACCCCCTGCTCCGGGCGGTCAAGCCACTCGTGGACGCGATGGGCGCGGAGGTGCTGCCGCCCGCGCTCGCCCGGCCCGACGACGTGGTGCTCGCCTGGGAGGGCGAGGACGTGGTGGCCGTGCGCCTGCCGCAGCTCTCCGACTCCCTGGATCACATCCTCGCCGCCATGGAGCGCCGGCACGGCATGCCGCTCGCGGCCCTGGACCGCAAGGCCAAGCAGTCCGCCGTACGGACCCTCGAAGCGCGCGGCGCCTTCTCGGTACGGCACGGCGTGGAGACGGTCGCCTCGGCGCTCGGGGTCAGCCGCTTCACCGTCTACAACTACTTGAACAGGGATCTGAACAGGGATCTGACCAGGGGAAACACCGCCAAGGGCGACTGAGCGAGCACCCTCGGTGCCCAGTGGGATGCCCCTTGATGCAACGAACCGCCGTCCGGATGCCGGGCGGCGGTTTTTGTCATCCCAAGTTTTCAACAAAGTGTTGACGGGATGTTTCTCAGGGCGTTAGCTATCCGCAGCCCGTTCAGCACCAAGGCCACGGAGGCCGCCGTGACTTCGACTTCGACGCCGGGCCTCGCCCGGTTCAACACCTCACAGGACAGTGCGGCGCTCGCCGCGCTCCACGAGGTGTGCGCCAGTTCGGTGTGGGGGAGCAAGGTGCTCGCCCGGCGCCCGTACGCCACCGCGCAGGACCTCTTCGCCGCAAGCGACGCCGCTCTGGCCGAGCTGACCGTGAAGGACCTTCAAGAGGCGATGGCCGGGCACCCGCCGATCGGCCGGCCGAAGCCCGGTGACCCCACCTCCGCCCGTGAACAACGCGGCATGGCCGGGGCCTCCGAGGCCCTGAAGGCCGAGCTGCTCGAACTGAACCTGGCCTACCAGGACAAGTTCGGCCATGTCTTCCTGATCTGCGCGACCGGCGCCACCGGCGAGCAGATGCGCGATGCGGTAAAGACCCGGATCGGCAACACATCCGAGCAGGAGCGCGAGATCGTGCGCACCGAACTCGGGAAGATCAACCGAATCCGGCTGACCCGTCTCGTAGAAGAGGACAAGGACTGATGAGCACCGCCACCACCGCATCGGTGTCCACGCACATCCTGGACACCAGCGTCGGACGCCCCGCCGGGAACGTCGCCGTCTCGCTCGCGGCCCGCTCGGGCTCCGGTGCCCAGTGGACCGCGCTCGGCGGCTCCACGACCGACGCGGACGGGCGCTGCAAGGACTTGCCGGCCCTGCCGGAAGGCACCACCCACGTACGGCTCGACTTCGCGGTCGAGGAGTACTTCTCCACCCACCAGTCCAGCGACAAGAAGCAAGCCGAGGCGCAGCAGGACGCCCCCCGCGTAAGGGACAGCGGTGCGTTCTTCCCGGAGGTGGCGATCACGTTCGCCGTCACCCCGGGCGAGCACTACCACGTACCGCTGCTGCTCAACCCGTTCGGCTACTCCGTTTACCGAGGGAGCTAGCAGACATGCCCACGATTCTCGGCCAGAACCAGTACGGCAAAGCAGAGAACCGCGTCGTCAAGATCACGCGGGACGGCGACACGCACCACATCAAGGACCTGAACGTCTCGGTCGCCCTGTCCGGCGACATGGAGGACGTGCACTACTCGGGCTCCAACGCCAACGTGCTCCCGACGGACACCACCAAGAACACGGTGTTCGCCTTCGCCAAGGAGTACGGCATCGAGTCCGCCGAGCAGTTCGGCATCCACCTCGCGCGGCACTTCGTGACCTCGCAGGAGCCGATCAAGATCGCGCGGATTCGTATCGAGGAGTTCGCCTGGGACCGCATCGAGACCTCCGAGGCCAACTCGAAGTTCATCGGTTCCGACGACGTCAAGCACTCCTTCGTCCGCAAGGGCCAGGAGACCCGGGTCTCCCAGATCACCTACGACGGCGAGAAGTGGGAGGTCATCTCCGGTCTCAAGGACCTGACGGTGATGAACTCGACCAACTCCGAGTTCTGGGGCTACGTCAAGGACAAGTACACGACGCTCCAGGAGGCCTACGACCGCATCCTGGCGACCAGTGTCTCCGCCCGCTGGCGGTTCAACTGGACCGACGACGAGCAGAAGGCGCCGAACTGGGAGAAGTCCTACGAGCAGGTGCGCAAGCACATGCTCCAGGCTTTCGCCGAGACGTACTCGCTCTCACTCCAGCAGACCCTGTACCAAATGGGTTCGCGCATCATCAACAGCCGGTCCGAGATCGACGAGGTTCGCTTCTCGCTGCCGAACAGCCACCACTTCCTCGTGGACCTCGAACCGTTCGGGCTCAAGAACGACAACGAGGTCTACTTCGCGGCGGACCGTCCGTACGGTCTGATCGAAGGGACCGTCCTGCGTGACGGTGCCGAGCCGCAGATCCCGGTCGACATGACCAACCTCTGACGCGGCACTGACCGTCCCCGCCCGCCCGCAGTCGGGCGGGGGCCGGCCAGACCGGAGGGATTCTCATGGCACAGCCTGCAATGGGGCCGGCACCAGCCGACGGCCCATGTACCACCCCACCTGAAGGTGCCGTGCACCCGGTGGACGAAAAGCTTCCCGCCTCGCGGCTCGTCCCCGCCGCGCTCCAGCACATCGCCGCCATGTACGCGGGCGTCGTCACCCCTCCGCTCATCATCGGCCAGGCCGTCGGCCTGGACACCGCGGGACAGACCCGGCTCATCGCGGCCAGTCTGCTCATCGCGGGGCTCGCCACCGTCCTTCAGACCCTGGGCGTGGCGAACTTCGCCGGAAACCGGCTCCCGTTCGTCAACGCCGCCTCGTCGGCCGGCATCGCGCCCATGCTCGCGATCGCCGAGACCAGCGCCAAGGGCCACCAACTCCCCGCCATCTACGGCGCGGTGATGGTGGCCGGGGTCTTCTGCCTCCTGGTCGGCCCCTTCTTCGGACGGCTGCTGCGCTTCTTCCCGCCGCTGGTGACCGGTGTCGTGATCACGCTCATCGGCGTCACGCTGATGCCCGTTCCCGTCTCCTGGGCGCAGGGCGGCGACAAGAGCGCCGCCGGCTTCGGCTCCATGGACAACCTGGCGCTCGCCGCCTTCACCCTCGTCGTGATCCTGCTCTTCCAGCGCTTCGGCCGGGGCTTCGTGCGTCAAGTGGCGTTGCTGCTGGGCCTGTTGATCGGTACGCTCGCCGCTGTCCCGTTCGGCATGGCGGACTTCTCCGCCATGCGGTCCGCGCCCGTCGCCGCTCTGCCCACGCCCTTCGCCTTCGGGGCGCCCGAGTTCCACCCGGCCGCCGTCCTGTCGCTGTGCATCGTGATGCTGGTCCTGATGACCGAGTCCAGCGCCGGCATGCTGGCCATCGGAGAGATCTGCGAGCGCCGCACCGACGGACGCACCATCGCCCGCGGCCTGCGCACCGACGGCATCGCCACCCTGCTCGGCCCCGTCTTCGGAGGCTTCCCCACCAGCGCGTTCGCGCAGAACGTCGGCGTCGTCTCGCTGACTCGCGTGCGCAGCAGGTACGTTGTCGCCGTCGCGGGCTGCGCCCTCCTGGTGCTCGGCGCCTTCCCGATGCTCGGCGCGGTGGTCTCGCTGGTCCCGATGCCCGTGCTCGGCGGCGCCGGAATCGTCCTGTTCGGCTCCATAGCCGTCAGCGGTATCCGCACCCTCTCCGAGGCCGGACTCGACGACAGCTCCAACATCATCCTGGTCGCCGTGGCACTCGGGGCGGGCATCATCCCGCTCGCCGCGCCCACCTTCTACGCCGGATTCCCCGCCTGGGCACAGACCGTGCTCGGGTCCGGCATCAGCGCCGGAGCGCTCACGGCGGTCCTGCTCAACCTTTTCTTCCACCATCTCGGCACCCGGAGCCGCGTCGCGGCCCCGGCACTCAAATCCTCGTAGGGTCCTGCCGTGCCCCATCACAACCGCCACTGATCGAAGAAGGAAGCACCATGGCACCTTCGGCAGCCCCCCAGCGCATCGTCATCGAGAACTGTGCGATCGCCACCGTGGACGCGAATGACACCGAGTACGCCTCCGGGTACCTCGTCGTCGCCGACAACAAGATCGAGTCGATCGGAGCCGGCCAGGCCCCGAAGGGCCTGGACAACGTGGTCCGCCGCATCGACGGCACCGGACACCTGGTCACCCCGGGCCTGATCAACACCCACCACCACTTCTACCAGTGGATCACGCGCGGTCTGGCCACCGACCACAACCTCTTCAACTGGCTGGTCGCCCTGTACCCGACGTGGGCGCGCATCGACGAGCGGATGGGGCGCGTCGCCGCCCAGGGCTCGCTCGCCATGATGGCCCGCGGCGGCGTCACCACCGCCATGGACCACCATTACGTCTACCCGCGTGACGCCGGCGACCTGTCCGGCGCGATCATCGGCGCGGCCTCCGAGATGGGCGTGCGCTTCACCCTGGCCCGTGGCTCCATGGACCGCAGCGAGAAGGACGGCGGTCTGCCGCCGGACTTCGCCGTGGAGACCCTGGAGGGAGCGCTCTCGGCGACCGCCGAGACCGTCGACCGCTTCCACGACGCGACCTTCGGCTCGATGACGCAGGTCGCCGTCGCGCCCTGCTCGCCCTTCTCGGTCTCCACCGAACTCATGAAGCAGGGCGCCGAGTTGGCGCGCGCCAAGGGCGTACGGCTGCACACCCACGGCTCGGAGACCGTGGAGGAGGAGCAGTTCTGCAAGGAGCTGTTCGGCATGGGCCCCACCGACTACTTCGAGTCGACCGGCTGGCTCGGCAACGACGTGTGGATGGCGCACTGCGTCCACATGAACGACTCCGACATCGCCGCCTTCGCCCGCACCGGCACCGGCGTCGCCCACTGCCCCTCCTCCAACGCGCGTCTGGCCGCGGGCATCGCCCGTGTCCCGGACATGCTGGCGGCCGGCGTGCCGGTGGGCCTCGGTGTGGACGGCACCGCGTCCAACGAGTCGGGCGAGCTGCACACCGAGCTGCGCAACGCGCTGCTCATCAACCGCCTCAACGCCCAGCACCGCGAGAGCGCTCTCAGCGCCCGTCAGGCGCTGCGCCTTGGCACCTACGGCGGTGCCCAGGTGCTCGGCCGCGCCGACGAGATCGGCTCCCTCGAAGCCGGCAAGCTCGCGGACTTCGTGCTGTGGAAGCTGGACACCATCGCCCACGCCTCCATCGCCGACCCGGTCACCGCGCTGGTCTTCGGCGCCGCCGCACCGGTCACCGCCTCGTTCGTGAACGGCAAGCAGATCGTCGAGGACAACCGTCTCACCACGGTCGACGAGGACGCCATCGCGGTGGCGACCCGTGAAGAGGCCCAGCGCCTCGCCCGGATCGCCGCACAGGCCTGACCCCAAGGA
Protein-coding regions in this window:
- the pucL gene encoding factor-independent urate hydroxylase, with translation MPTILGQNQYGKAENRVVKITRDGDTHHIKDLNVSVALSGDMEDVHYSGSNANVLPTDTTKNTVFAFAKEYGIESAEQFGIHLARHFVTSQEPIKIARIRIEEFAWDRIETSEANSKFIGSDDVKHSFVRKGQETRVSQITYDGEKWEVISGLKDLTVMNSTNSEFWGYVKDKYTTLQEAYDRILATSVSARWRFNWTDDEQKAPNWEKSYEQVRKHMLQAFAETYSLSLQQTLYQMGSRIINSRSEIDEVRFSLPNSHHFLVDLEPFGLKNDNEVYFAADRPYGLIEGTVLRDGAEPQIPVDMTNL
- the uraD gene encoding 2-oxo-4-hydroxy-4-carboxy-5-ureidoimidazoline decarboxylase yields the protein MTSTSTPGLARFNTSQDSAALAALHEVCASSVWGSKVLARRPYATAQDLFAASDAALAELTVKDLQEAMAGHPPIGRPKPGDPTSAREQRGMAGASEALKAELLELNLAYQDKFGHVFLICATGATGEQMRDAVKTRIGNTSEQEREIVRTELGKINRIRLTRLVEEDKD
- the uraH gene encoding hydroxyisourate hydrolase; protein product: MSTATTASVSTHILDTSVGRPAGNVAVSLAARSGSGAQWTALGGSTTDADGRCKDLPALPEGTTHVRLDFAVEEYFSTHQSSDKKQAEAQQDAPRVRDSGAFFPEVAITFAVTPGEHYHVPLLLNPFGYSVYRGS
- a CDS encoding helix-turn-helix domain-containing protein; translation: MGAEVLPPALARPDDVVLAWEGEDVVAVRLPQLSDSLDHILAAMERRHGMPLAALDRKAKQSAVRTLEARGAFSVRHGVETVASALGVSRFTVYNYLNRDLNRDLTRGNTAKGD
- a CDS encoding TIM barrel protein, which produces MAPLFSNKRGSNQRFDVNLSILFTELPLLERPAAAAAAGFTAVELWWPWIETPTPEQAELDALKNALDDAGTQLVGLNFYAGALPGPDRGALSIPGEESDRFRANIEVAAGFAASVGCKALNALYGNRVEGADPQVQDTLALENLVLAARAAHRVGAILLVEPLNKPESPLYPLVSAPSAIEVIDKVNAATGLGNAKFLLDIYHLSMNGENVSEVIEAYADKTGHVQIADNPGRGAPGTGSLPLEDLLDQLTKAGYDGWVGLEYKAPEAAASFGWLPAEARAAN
- a CDS encoding 8-oxoguanine deaminase, with the protein product MAPSAAPQRIVIENCAIATVDANDTEYASGYLVVADNKIESIGAGQAPKGLDNVVRRIDGTGHLVTPGLINTHHHFYQWITRGLATDHNLFNWLVALYPTWARIDERMGRVAAQGSLAMMARGGVTTAMDHHYVYPRDAGDLSGAIIGAASEMGVRFTLARGSMDRSEKDGGLPPDFAVETLEGALSATAETVDRFHDATFGSMTQVAVAPCSPFSVSTELMKQGAELARAKGVRLHTHGSETVEEEQFCKELFGMGPTDYFESTGWLGNDVWMAHCVHMNDSDIAAFARTGTGVAHCPSSNARLAAGIARVPDMLAAGVPVGLGVDGTASNESGELHTELRNALLINRLNAQHRESALSARQALRLGTYGGAQVLGRADEIGSLEAGKLADFVLWKLDTIAHASIADPVTALVFGAAAPVTASFVNGKQIVEDNRLTTVDEDAIAVATREEAQRLARIAAQA
- a CDS encoding nucleobase:cation symporter-2 family protein; translated protein: MAQPAMGPAPADGPCTTPPEGAVHPVDEKLPASRLVPAALQHIAAMYAGVVTPPLIIGQAVGLDTAGQTRLIAASLLIAGLATVLQTLGVANFAGNRLPFVNAASSAGIAPMLAIAETSAKGHQLPAIYGAVMVAGVFCLLVGPFFGRLLRFFPPLVTGVVITLIGVTLMPVPVSWAQGGDKSAAGFGSMDNLALAAFTLVVILLFQRFGRGFVRQVALLLGLLIGTLAAVPFGMADFSAMRSAPVAALPTPFAFGAPEFHPAAVLSLCIVMLVLMTESSAGMLAIGEICERRTDGRTIARGLRTDGIATLLGPVFGGFPTSAFAQNVGVVSLTRVRSRYVVAVAGCALLVLGAFPMLGAVVSLVPMPVLGGAGIVLFGSIAVSGIRTLSEAGLDDSSNIILVAVALGAGIIPLAAPTFYAGFPAWAQTVLGSGISAGALTAVLLNLFFHHLGTRSRVAAPALKSS